From a single Bacillus gobiensis genomic region:
- a CDS encoding FAD-dependent monooxygenase family protein, with protein MIHLAGDPVKGTNAGVFSIIENNRAEIVLWNLGGRYPSTNPEQYEREISQLASPLFAEVRQELEPIAAPRGYRLPELFRQRFEQMKRWPSGLLVMGDAFCNFDPIYGQGMTVAAIEAEILEASLRDQHNNPEPDFELSVLKKMQDSIEPAWWLNCVSDLRWPGVEYVGSEPFKGLKFAQNYFEYILKSATEQSNYELYGLYWLVNSLFLHPRELFNPQIVTSLFAESDSSDGKRLLDELTKGSNKPLEELLDQFIPSFERASFSSMKDLMQQSET; from the coding sequence GTGATTCACTTAGCAGGTGATCCAGTTAAAGGAACAAATGCAGGGGTATTTTCCATCATTGAGAATAATAGAGCAGAAATTGTACTTTGGAATCTAGGCGGCCGTTACCCTTCAACGAATCCGGAGCAATACGAACGTGAGATTTCCCAGCTTGCCAGCCCGTTGTTTGCGGAAGTAAGGCAAGAGCTTGAGCCTATAGCGGCTCCGCGGGGTTATCGCTTGCCGGAATTATTCCGCCAACGATTTGAACAGATGAAACGATGGCCATCCGGTTTATTGGTCATGGGAGATGCCTTTTGCAATTTTGATCCGATCTATGGTCAAGGAATGACTGTCGCGGCGATCGAAGCAGAAATTCTTGAAGCTAGCCTGAGAGATCAGCACAACAATCCTGAGCCTGATTTTGAGCTTAGCGTACTCAAAAAAATGCAAGATTCAATAGAACCCGCTTGGTGGTTGAATTGCGTGTCCGATTTGCGTTGGCCGGGTGTAGAGTATGTGGGCTCTGAACCATTTAAAGGATTGAAATTTGCACAGAACTATTTTGAATACATTCTTAAATCGGCGACGGAGCAATCTAATTATGAATTGTACGGACTGTATTGGCTGGTGAATTCGTTATTTTTACATCCACGCGAACTGTTCAATCCGCAAATTGTAACATCTCTGTTTGCAGAAAGCGATTCCTCTGATGGAAAACGACTGTTAGATGAATTAACCAAGGGATCAAATAAACCGCTTGAAGAACTGCTTGACCAATTCATTCCCTCCTTCGAACGGGCATCGTTTTCTTCGATGAAGGATCTTATGCAGCAATCTGAAACATGA
- a CDS encoding FAD-dependent oxidoreductase, with amino-acid sequence MLDRQFPLAEKNTERVIVIGGSIAGLLAARVLSGYYNEVLIIDRDDFPDKPENRSGTPQAFQPHRLTPRGILILGRFFPGYNEELLAHGAPSALNKLNHMINSYGSMVMANQENEATFSRALLEWVLRKRVQAISNVRFLCKKEVIRLLSSTDRSTITGIQVRDRDSAEQQQQKITANLVIDTSGRFSKVVRWLTEIGYAVPKPEMLKVSLGYSTRHYRISPFWRQNGM; translated from the coding sequence ATGCTAGATAGGCAATTTCCATTAGCAGAGAAGAATACAGAACGAGTGATTGTCATTGGCGGAAGTATAGCAGGTTTACTGGCTGCAAGAGTGCTATCAGGATATTATAACGAAGTTCTGATTATCGATCGTGATGACTTTCCTGATAAGCCCGAGAACCGTTCCGGTACTCCCCAAGCTTTTCAGCCCCATCGATTAACTCCACGCGGCATATTGATTTTGGGACGTTTCTTCCCTGGCTATAACGAGGAATTGCTGGCACACGGAGCCCCTTCGGCTTTGAACAAATTAAATCATATGATTAATTCATATGGAAGCATGGTTATGGCAAACCAAGAGAATGAGGCAACATTCAGCAGAGCGCTGCTGGAATGGGTATTGCGAAAGCGTGTTCAAGCCATTTCCAATGTTCGTTTCCTTTGCAAGAAAGAAGTTATTCGTCTGCTTTCATCAACGGATCGTTCTACGATTACCGGCATTCAAGTTCGGGATCGCGATTCAGCCGAACAGCAGCAGCAAAAGATAACAGCAAACCTTGTAATCGATACCAGCGGACGTTTCTCGAAAGTAGTCAGGTGGCTTACAGAGATTGGCTATGCCGTACCAAAGCCAGAGATGCTGAAGGTATCGCTTGGATATAGCACCCGCCACTATAGAATCTCCCCCTTCTGGCGGCAAAATGGAATGTGA
- a CDS encoding class D sortase — MRSAIKRRRRSKRNKRLLLLSLAAALILFGLWFSGTNAYTFLKGYLLFKTGQVNAEDYKVNLGAANEKEQEQEPLYQDRPEIGEVIGDLIIPKLEAKLPIYHGTDEDELEKGVGHFAGSVLPGEKDNSVLSGHRDTVFRKLGEVGKGDLLVVQTSAGKFTYKVRKVRIVDKNDRTVIVPKPKATLTVSTCYPFDFIGAAPERYILVADLISSEK; from the coding sequence ATGAGAAGTGCTATTAAAAGAAGGAGAAGGAGCAAACGCAACAAACGTTTGCTTCTTCTTTCCCTGGCTGCTGCACTTATTTTGTTTGGACTGTGGTTTAGCGGAACGAATGCCTATACTTTTTTAAAAGGCTACCTGCTTTTTAAGACAGGTCAAGTAAATGCTGAAGACTACAAAGTGAATTTGGGAGCTGCAAACGAAAAGGAACAAGAGCAGGAACCACTCTACCAAGATCGTCCTGAAATTGGAGAAGTGATTGGCGATCTTATTATTCCGAAGCTGGAGGCAAAGCTTCCAATCTATCACGGCACAGATGAAGATGAACTGGAAAAAGGGGTGGGACATTTCGCTGGAAGTGTGTTGCCTGGTGAAAAAGACAATTCAGTCCTGTCAGGACACCGGGATACAGTGTTCCGTAAGTTGGGCGAGGTTGGGAAAGGCGACCTGCTTGTCGTTCAGACTTCCGCAGGTAAATTTACGTATAAAGTAAGAAAAGTACGTATTGTGGACAAGAATGACCGGACAGTAATCGTACCAAAACCTAAAGCAACACTAACTGTCTCCACCTGTTATCCGTTTGATTTTATCGGGGCCGCCCCAGAGCGCTATATTCTTGTGGCAGACTTAATTTCATCCGAAAAATAA
- a CDS encoding MFS transporter, whose product MSVKANIRKLYAIRFFYNLIPAYVIERLFWEQRGMTIQMVVYTEIIFAVTVVLLEVPTGIIADKWGRKKMIVLSTILEGFMFLILLFATEFWQFAVAVFLAGIARSASSGSENALLYDSLLETGQERTFEKYLGRLNVCDFSAIILAALSGSYLASRYAFELNYWISVVSMIVSVCVSLLLVEPVIKSKSDESIKIKEYLTVSLHFFRKHPSVCLVLLSGMVTGAAISFIDEFWQLYLNRLEIPVLYFGLFSAVIMIVRLPGNILAHAIKKRFRYRTILSGVTTAFAIGLFYVSMIKDYTSLLAIFFICLISGIIEPITTGYLHHRIDSSMRATMDSFQSLGLNAVLIILGLGFGYFSSKYDVFGGFGFIAVICTLFLGCFFISSKQLFD is encoded by the coding sequence ATGAGTGTGAAAGCAAATATTAGGAAGCTGTATGCAATCCGGTTTTTTTACAATCTAATACCTGCTTATGTCATTGAGAGATTGTTTTGGGAACAAAGAGGTATGACCATCCAGATGGTCGTATATACAGAAATCATTTTTGCGGTCACTGTTGTATTGTTGGAGGTTCCCACAGGGATTATCGCCGATAAGTGGGGACGGAAGAAAATGATCGTGTTAAGCACCATATTAGAAGGTTTCATGTTTCTCATCCTGCTGTTTGCAACGGAATTCTGGCAGTTTGCCGTCGCTGTTTTTTTAGCGGGCATTGCACGTTCGGCAAGCAGCGGGTCAGAAAATGCTTTGCTTTATGATTCATTGCTGGAAACTGGCCAGGAGCGCACCTTTGAAAAGTATCTCGGCCGCTTGAATGTGTGTGATTTCTCTGCCATCATCTTGGCAGCATTATCAGGGAGTTATTTGGCAAGCAGGTATGCTTTTGAGTTGAATTATTGGATATCTGTTGTCAGTATGATTGTGTCTGTGTGTGTATCGCTACTATTAGTTGAGCCCGTTATTAAAAGCAAATCCGATGAGTCTATTAAGATCAAAGAATATCTAACAGTTTCCTTACACTTTTTCAGAAAACATCCTAGTGTTTGTCTTGTGCTGCTCTCTGGCATGGTTACCGGCGCAGCCATAAGCTTCATTGATGAGTTCTGGCAGCTTTATTTGAACCGGTTGGAGATTCCAGTTTTATATTTCGGACTGTTCTCGGCAGTCATTATGATCGTGAGGCTTCCGGGCAATATCTTGGCGCATGCAATAAAAAAACGCTTCCGATACCGGACGATATTATCGGGCGTGACCACTGCTTTTGCCATTGGGCTTTTCTATGTATCCATGATAAAGGACTATACGAGTTTGTTGGCTATTTTTTTCATTTGTCTGATATCAGGGATCATTGAGCCTATTACAACAGGATATTTGCATCATCGAATCGATTCCTCCATGAGAGCAACCATGGATTCGTTTCAGTCATTAGGGCTAAATGCTGTTCTAATCATACTAGGTTTGGGCTTTGGTTATTTTTCATCCAAATATGATGTTTTCGGCGGATTTGGGTTCATTGCGGTTATTTGCACTCTATTTTTGGGTTGTTTTTTCATTTCTTCTAAACAATTGTTTGATTAA